One Streptomyces mobaraensis NBRC 13819 = DSM 40847 DNA segment encodes these proteins:
- a CDS encoding 4-hydroxybenzoate 3-monooxygenase, with protein MSPALTRTTVGIVGAGPAGLMASHLLARAGIDSVVVDHRTRAEIGGTQRAGILEADSARLLADSGVSDRVRREGRPHAGITLRFGGENHRVDFQALVGENVWLYPQTDVFTDLADARERDGGDVRYGVTGTRVTDLATDRPGILFTDAEGVAREVRCAVLVGADGSRGVCRAAVPEAARTHFLRAYPFAWFGVLVHAPPSAGELVYTHSPRGFALVSRRTESVQRLYFQCDPDEDPADWPDDRIWAELQARVRGADGFALAEGPVLDRSVLRFRSFVCEPPRYGRMLLAGDAAHTVPPTGAKGLNLALTDARLLAEAVERAVTARDFRHLDTYGPRALRRTWRAQHFSYWMTNLLHRLPGATAFDERRQLGELASLVCSTAASTHLAEGYTGRVVPARRPRKPRATRERPDPR; from the coding sequence ATGTCGCCAGCCCTCACCCGGACCACCGTCGGCATCGTCGGTGCCGGTCCGGCCGGCCTCATGGCGTCCCACCTACTGGCCCGCGCGGGCATCGACTCGGTGGTCGTCGACCACCGCACCCGGGCCGAGATCGGCGGCACCCAGCGGGCGGGCATCCTGGAGGCGGACAGCGCCCGCCTGCTGGCCGACAGCGGTGTCTCCGACCGGGTCCGCCGCGAGGGCCGGCCGCACGCCGGCATCACCCTGCGCTTCGGCGGCGAGAACCACCGCGTCGACTTCCAGGCCCTTGTCGGCGAGAACGTCTGGCTCTACCCGCAGACCGACGTGTTCACCGACCTCGCCGACGCCCGTGAACGCGACGGCGGAGACGTCCGCTACGGCGTGACCGGCACCCGCGTCACCGACCTGGCCACGGACCGCCCCGGCATCCTGTTCACCGACGCCGAGGGCGTGGCCCGCGAGGTGCGCTGCGCCGTCCTCGTCGGCGCGGACGGCTCGCGGGGAGTGTGCCGGGCCGCCGTTCCCGAGGCGGCGCGCACCCACTTCCTCCGCGCGTACCCCTTCGCCTGGTTCGGCGTCCTCGTCCACGCACCGCCCAGCGCCGGCGAACTCGTCTACACCCACTCCCCGCGCGGGTTCGCGCTCGTCAGCCGACGTACGGAGTCCGTCCAGCGCCTGTACTTCCAGTGCGACCCGGACGAGGACCCCGCCGACTGGCCCGACGACAGGATCTGGGCGGAACTCCAGGCGCGGGTGCGCGGCGCCGACGGATTCGCCCTCGCCGAGGGCCCGGTCCTCGACCGCTCGGTCCTGCGCTTCCGCAGCTTCGTCTGCGAACCCCCGCGCTACGGCCGCATGCTGCTCGCCGGCGACGCCGCGCACACCGTCCCGCCCACCGGCGCCAAGGGCCTCAACCTCGCCCTCACCGATGCCCGTCTCCTCGCCGAGGCGGTGGAACGCGCCGTCACCGCCCGCGACTTCCGGCACCTCGACACCTACGGCCCGCGCGCCCTCCGCCGCACCTGGCGGGCCCAGCACTTCTCCTACTGGATGACGAACCTGCTGCACCGCCTCCCCGGCGCCACCGCCTTCGACGAGCGCCGCCAACTCGGCGAACTGGCGAGCCTGGTGTGCTCGACGGCCGCCTCGACCCATCTCGCGGAGGGGTACACGGGGCGAGTGGTGCCCGCTCGGCGGCCACGGAAGCCCCGGGCGACGCGGGAGCGGCCGGATCCCCGCTGA
- the gmd gene encoding GDP-mannose 4,6-dehydratase → MKRALITGITGQDGSYLADLLLDKGYEVHGIVRRSSTFNTRRLDHIYRDPHDAGRRLILHYGDVRDASRLVTLLGRIRPDEVYHLAAQSHVRVSFDEPENTGDITGMGTTRLLEAVLMTSRDRDIRYYQASSSEIFGAAPPPQDERTAFRPRSPYAAAKLYGYWMTRNYREAYGLFAVNGILFNHESPRRGETFVTRKIARAAARIKAGLEKHLYLGNLDAVRDWGYAPEYVEGMWRMLQLDRPDDYVLATGVGTTVRDFAGHCFSHVGLDWRRHVRHDDAYLRPTEVDALVGDAGKARRAFGWTARTPVRRLAQIMVDAELARLAADGREPGPPIPVTEPPDHHERSRPPARAQDLEHPRP, encoded by the coding sequence GTGAAACGAGCGCTGATCACCGGCATCACCGGCCAGGACGGCTCGTACCTCGCCGACCTGCTGCTGGACAAGGGCTATGAGGTCCACGGCATCGTCCGCCGCAGCTCGACCTTCAACACCCGCCGCCTGGACCACATTTACCGCGACCCGCACGACGCCGGGCGGCGGCTGATCCTGCACTACGGCGACGTGCGCGACGCCAGCCGCCTGGTGACGCTGCTCGGCCGGATCCGGCCCGACGAGGTCTACCACCTGGCCGCTCAGTCGCACGTCCGGGTCAGCTTCGACGAGCCGGAGAACACCGGCGACATCACCGGGATGGGCACCACCCGGCTGCTGGAGGCCGTCCTCATGACCTCCCGGGACCGGGACATCCGGTACTACCAGGCATCGTCGTCGGAGATCTTCGGCGCCGCACCGCCCCCGCAGGACGAGCGGACCGCCTTCCGGCCGCGCAGCCCGTACGCCGCCGCCAAGCTCTACGGCTACTGGATGACCCGCAACTACCGCGAGGCGTACGGCCTGTTCGCCGTCAACGGCATCCTCTTCAACCACGAGTCGCCGCGCCGGGGCGAGACCTTCGTGACCCGCAAGATCGCCCGGGCGGCGGCCCGCATCAAGGCCGGCCTGGAGAAGCACCTCTACCTCGGCAACCTTGACGCCGTCCGCGACTGGGGGTACGCCCCCGAGTACGTCGAGGGCATGTGGCGGATGCTCCAGCTCGACCGACCGGACGACTACGTGCTGGCCACCGGGGTCGGTACCACCGTACGGGACTTCGCCGGGCACTGCTTCTCCCACGTCGGCCTCGACTGGCGCCGCCACGTGCGCCACGACGACGCGTACCTGCGCCCGACGGAGGTCGACGCCCTCGTCGGCGACGCGGGCAAGGCGCGCCGGGCCTTCGGCTGGACCGCGCGGACACCGGTGCGCCGGCTCGCCCAGATCATGGTGGACGCCGAGCTGGCCCGGCTGGCCGCGGACGGCCGCGAGCCCGGCCCGCCGATACCCGTGACCGAGCCTCCGGACCACCACGAACGGTCACGACCACCCGCACGCGCACAGGACTTGGAGCACCCGCGCCCATGA
- a CDS encoding FkbM family methyltransferase yields the protein MTVTDRTAWRAALDRRARTTGPGGLAQRLRHPVRTSYPSTRALRRRRHRGAGRPSTVRTFWGQEMTIALPEEVSVALRRRGFVDYDLTAFLLSHLRPGATVLDVGAHIGYYTVLAAALAGPGGTVRAFEPTPSTLTVLRRNAGRFPGARVVPAAVWSHRDELVLYDHGLGYSAYNSAFEARLPEAVRARIPSVPFTAETVALDDYVRAEGLAPDFVKIDAESAEAHVLAGMRDLLAGGRPVVSLEVGDLEVAGAPPSRTLVDTLTAAGYEPWELRDGTPVPHRPRDHYAYENLLFAPAGRWHTPQDPQEAGPPCTI from the coding sequence ATGACCGTCACCGACCGGACCGCCTGGCGGGCCGCCCTCGACCGGCGCGCGCGTACGACCGGGCCCGGCGGGCTCGCGCAGCGCCTGCGCCACCCGGTCCGCACGTCGTACCCGAGCACCCGCGCGCTGCGCCGCCGGCGGCACCGCGGCGCGGGACGGCCCTCGACCGTCCGCACCTTCTGGGGCCAGGAGATGACGATCGCGCTCCCCGAGGAGGTCTCCGTCGCCCTCCGCCGCCGCGGCTTCGTCGACTACGACCTCACCGCCTTCCTCCTGTCCCACCTGCGCCCCGGCGCGACGGTGCTCGACGTCGGCGCGCACATCGGCTACTACACCGTGCTGGCCGCCGCCCTGGCCGGCCCCGGCGGGACGGTCCGGGCGTTCGAGCCGACGCCGTCGACGCTCACCGTCCTGCGGCGGAACGCCGGCCGCTTCCCGGGGGCCCGGGTGGTGCCGGCGGCCGTCTGGTCGCACCGCGACGAGCTGGTCCTGTACGACCACGGCCTCGGCTACAGCGCCTACAACTCGGCGTTCGAGGCCCGGCTGCCGGAGGCCGTCCGGGCCCGGATCCCGTCCGTCCCGTTCACGGCCGAGACGGTCGCCCTGGACGACTACGTCCGCGCCGAGGGCCTCGCCCCGGACTTTGTGAAGATCGACGCGGAGAGCGCGGAGGCGCACGTCCTGGCCGGGATGCGCGACCTGCTGGCCGGGGGACGGCCGGTCGTCTCGCTGGAGGTGGGCGACCTGGAGGTGGCGGGCGCCCCGCCCAGCCGCACGCTCGTCGACACTCTGACGGCCGCCGGCTACGAGCCGTGGGAGCTGCGCGACGGCACCCCGGTGCCGCACCGGCCGCGGGACCACTACGCGTACGAGAACCTGCTGTTCGCCCCCGCAGGCCGATGGCACACCCCTCAGGACCCGCAGGAGGCCGGACCGCCATGCACGATCTGA
- a CDS encoding N-acyl-D-amino-acid deacylase family protein, with product MHDLIIRGGTLYDGSGIPARRADVAVDHGVITRVGRVPDRGRTELDADGRIVTPGFVDIHTHFDGQVSWDPLLTPSCWHGVTSVVMGNCGVGFAPARPDRHDWLVGLMEGVEDIPGASLSEGITWEWETFPEYLDAVERVPRVLDVAAQVPHGALRAYVMGDRGAANEPPTEDDLRRMCALAREGIDAGALGFSTSRTLTHLAITGDPVPGTFAAEEELFALGGVLGAAGTGVFQLVPLGAGGERVDDPLGEITWMRRLSAAVGRPVTFGLFQNDNDPDGWRELLQIAEDAVRDGADLHPQVAGRPFGVVISLDSTHPFHKRPSYKRIAHLPAPERRAAMRDPALRERILGELPENADPRSALFPRGYARHFPMDATGPDYEPAADRSFDALARRTGHDPEALIYDFLASGETSGMIFRPLLGYTEYTLEPIREMLLHPQAVLGLSDAGAHCRLICDASTPTSMLTHWARDRGRGERLPLEFVVRKQTWEPARLYGLRDRGLLRPGYRADLNVIDFDRLALRSPEFVHDLPAGGGRLIQKADGYAATIVAGEITFRDGEPTGTLPGRLVRGTRRGPGGR from the coding sequence ATGCACGATCTGATCATCCGCGGCGGCACGCTGTACGACGGGTCCGGCATCCCCGCCCGCCGCGCCGACGTCGCCGTCGACCACGGCGTGATCACCCGGGTCGGACGGGTGCCGGACCGGGGCCGGACGGAGCTCGACGCCGACGGCCGGATCGTCACCCCCGGCTTCGTCGACATCCACACCCATTTCGACGGGCAGGTGAGCTGGGATCCGCTGCTCACGCCCAGTTGCTGGCACGGCGTCACCTCGGTGGTGATGGGCAACTGCGGGGTCGGCTTCGCGCCCGCCCGCCCGGACCGGCACGACTGGCTCGTCGGGCTGATGGAGGGCGTCGAGGACATCCCGGGCGCCTCGCTGTCCGAGGGCATCACCTGGGAGTGGGAAACGTTCCCCGAGTACCTCGACGCGGTGGAGCGCGTCCCGCGCGTCCTGGACGTCGCCGCGCAGGTGCCGCACGGCGCGCTGCGGGCCTATGTGATGGGCGACCGGGGTGCGGCGAACGAGCCGCCGACCGAGGACGACCTGCGGCGGATGTGCGCGCTCGCCCGCGAGGGCATCGACGCGGGCGCCCTCGGCTTCTCCACCTCCCGCACCCTCACCCACCTCGCCATCACCGGCGACCCGGTGCCCGGCACCTTCGCCGCCGAGGAGGAGCTGTTCGCCCTGGGCGGGGTGCTCGGCGCGGCGGGCACCGGCGTCTTCCAGCTCGTACCGCTGGGCGCGGGCGGCGAGCGGGTCGACGACCCGCTCGGCGAGATCACCTGGATGCGCCGGCTGTCGGCGGCGGTCGGCCGGCCGGTGACGTTCGGCCTCTTCCAGAACGACAACGACCCCGACGGCTGGCGGGAGTTGCTCCAGATCGCCGAGGACGCGGTGCGGGACGGCGCGGACCTGCACCCGCAGGTGGCCGGGCGCCCGTTCGGCGTCGTCATCAGCCTGGACTCCACCCACCCGTTCCACAAGCGCCCGTCCTACAAGCGGATCGCGCACCTGCCCGCGCCGGAGCGCCGGGCGGCGATGCGCGACCCGGCGCTGCGGGAGCGGATCCTCGGCGAGCTCCCGGAGAACGCCGATCCGCGCTCGGCGCTGTTCCCCCGGGGCTACGCGCGGCACTTCCCGATGGACGCCACCGGGCCGGACTACGAGCCCGCCGCCGACCGGTCGTTCGACGCGCTCGCCCGGCGCACCGGACACGACCCCGAGGCGCTGATCTACGACTTCCTCGCCTCCGGGGAGACCAGCGGCATGATCTTCCGGCCGCTGCTGGGCTACACCGAGTACACGCTGGAACCGATTCGCGAGATGCTGCTCCACCCGCAGGCCGTCCTGGGCCTGAGCGACGCCGGGGCGCACTGCCGGCTGATCTGCGACGCCAGCACCCCGACGTCGATGCTGACGCACTGGGCCCGCGACCGCGGCAGGGGCGAACGGCTGCCGCTGGAGTTCGTCGTCCGGAAGCAGACCTGGGAGCCCGCGCGGCTGTACGGGCTGCGGGACCGCGGGCTGCTGCGGCCCGGCTACCGGGCGGACCTCAACGTCATCGACTTCGACCGGCTCGCGCTGCGCTCGCCGGAGTTCGTCCACGATCTCCCGGCGGGCGGCGGGCGCCTGATCCAGAAGGCGGACGGGTACGCGGCGACGATCGTCGCGGGCGAGATCACGTTCCGCGACGGGGAGCCGACCGGCACGCTGCCGGGGCGGCTCGTCCGCGGCACTCGGCGCGGACCGGGGGGCCGGTGA
- a CDS encoding aspartate aminotransferase family protein: MDATLSEKDYVIERDRLVDGAYPVYGERARGARVWDADGNEYLDYILAYGTIILGHADPAVTEAALREIEEGFSITLRKRTQIELAERLVQVIPGAERVFLLKTGSDATSAAVRLSRAFTGRDRVVRWGYNGWHDWAAQRPGGIPDTVRTQVDTFRYNDLDSLREVFRRHPGEVACLLLMPFELDAPEPGFLQGAVDLAHEHGALAVFDEMRSGFRVALGGAQELFGVRADLATFSKAMANGWAVSALTGRADVMAMVGRTHISSTFYSNTVAMAAALATMDRLADGTLLERVRALGARLQEGLTGLARAHGVPARVRGVPQMPFLTFDHPEPGRSRVLQDAFFTETTRRGVLLHPTHHWFVCAATTDADLDHTLAACDAAFRVAAEAA, from the coding sequence GTGGACGCGACGCTGTCGGAGAAGGACTACGTCATCGAACGCGACCGGCTGGTCGACGGGGCCTACCCCGTCTACGGCGAACGGGCCCGGGGCGCCCGCGTCTGGGACGCCGACGGCAACGAGTACCTGGACTACATCCTCGCCTACGGCACGATCATCCTCGGCCACGCCGACCCGGCGGTGACCGAGGCCGCCCTCCGGGAGATCGAGGAGGGCTTCTCGATCACCCTCCGCAAACGGACGCAGATCGAGCTGGCCGAGCGGCTCGTCCAGGTGATCCCGGGCGCGGAGCGGGTGTTCCTGCTCAAGACCGGCTCCGACGCGACCAGCGCGGCCGTGCGCCTGTCCCGCGCCTTCACCGGCCGGGACCGGGTCGTGCGCTGGGGCTACAACGGGTGGCACGACTGGGCGGCGCAGCGGCCGGGCGGCATCCCGGACACCGTACGGACCCAGGTGGACACCTTTCGGTACAACGACCTGGACAGCCTGCGGGAGGTCTTCCGACGCCACCCCGGCGAGGTGGCCTGCCTGCTGCTGATGCCGTTCGAACTCGACGCGCCGGAACCGGGTTTCCTCCAGGGGGCCGTCGACCTCGCGCACGAGCACGGCGCGCTGGCGGTCTTCGACGAGATGCGGTCCGGGTTCCGGGTGGCCCTCGGCGGGGCGCAGGAGCTGTTCGGCGTCCGGGCGGACCTGGCGACGTTCAGCAAGGCGATGGCGAACGGCTGGGCGGTGTCGGCGCTGACCGGCCGGGCCGACGTGATGGCGATGGTGGGCCGGACCCACATCTCGTCCACGTTCTACTCCAACACGGTGGCGATGGCCGCCGCGCTGGCGACGATGGACCGGCTGGCGGACGGGACGCTCCTGGAGCGGGTCCGCGCGCTCGGGGCGCGGCTGCAGGAGGGGCTGACCGGGCTGGCGCGGGCGCACGGGGTGCCGGCCCGGGTGCGCGGGGTGCCGCAGATGCCGTTCCTGACCTTCGACCATCCGGAACCCGGCAGGTCCCGGGTGCTTCAGGACGCGTTCTTCACGGAGACGACGCGCCGGGGCGTGCTGCTGCACCCCACCCACCACTGGTTCGTCTGCGCCGCCACCACGGACGCGGACCTCGACCACACCCTGGCCGCCTGCGACGCGGCGTTCCGGGTCGCGGCGGAGGCGGCGTGA
- a CDS encoding acyl carrier protein yields the protein MTGDDGHRAMLARVRAGLARRLDEEPDLPWLGDTEPLAAAGVDSVLLISVIGELEQELDVSLPDDTVLESASLSSLARALSRGGRR from the coding sequence GTGACGGGGGACGACGGGCACCGGGCGATGCTGGCGCGGGTACGGGCCGGGCTCGCGCGCCGGCTGGACGAGGAGCCGGACCTGCCGTGGCTGGGCGACACCGAGCCGCTGGCGGCGGCGGGCGTCGACTCGGTGCTGCTCATCTCGGTGATCGGGGAACTGGAACAGGAGTTGGACGTGTCCCTGCCCGACGACACCGTCCTGGAGTCGGCGAGCCTCAGCTCGCTGGCCCGGGCGCTGAGCCGGGGCGGTCGGCGGTGA
- a CDS encoding beta-ketoacyl synthase N-terminal-like domain-containing protein gives MSGAGRRPVAVTGLGSCGPGGVGVPALWEALGGGRAHRPPVTEFDVTGATLGAAGRVPSPVEGDGEWRALDLAGAAVREAVDGLDADGLGRVALVLGTTDPGAVPPLPGRFPGDLAAACAERTGLGGEAVTVANASASGAAAVAVARDLVAAGDAPAAVAGGADAVTDLALLGLNSLRTLGPEGCRPFSSRRRGIGLSEGAAVLRLQPLDTAAPGTVLAVLAGCGLTNATGHLAAPDPAGIELAVRLALTDAQLTSDEVDFVNAHGPGTRRGDTAEVTALRAVFGDRLPSVPVNSVKGVLWHLQGGAGAVEAVTCVLSLVHRAVTPTWGAAPVDPAFDDLDLVLEDRPRPVPGLRTALSVSCGLGGMNTALVFRRP, from the coding sequence GTGAGCGGCGCGGGCCGGCGGCCGGTCGCCGTCACCGGGCTGGGCTCGTGCGGGCCGGGCGGGGTCGGGGTGCCGGCGCTGTGGGAGGCGCTGGGCGGCGGGCGGGCGCACCGGCCGCCCGTCACGGAGTTCGACGTGACCGGCGCGACGCTGGGCGCGGCGGGACGGGTGCCGTCGCCCGTCGAGGGGGACGGGGAGTGGCGGGCCCTCGATCTCGCCGGGGCCGCCGTACGGGAGGCGGTCGACGGGCTGGACGCGGACGGGCTGGGGCGGGTGGCGCTCGTCCTCGGCACCACGGATCCGGGCGCGGTCCCGCCCCTGCCCGGCCGCTTCCCCGGCGACCTGGCGGCGGCCTGCGCGGAGCGCACCGGGCTGGGCGGCGAGGCCGTGACCGTCGCCAACGCCTCGGCGTCGGGCGCCGCGGCCGTCGCCGTGGCCCGGGACCTGGTGGCCGCCGGGGACGCCCCGGCCGCGGTGGCGGGCGGCGCGGACGCCGTCACGGACCTGGCCCTGCTGGGCCTCAACTCGCTGCGGACGCTGGGCCCGGAGGGCTGCCGGCCGTTCAGCTCCCGGCGGCGCGGCATCGGCCTCTCCGAGGGCGCGGCCGTGCTCCGGCTGCAGCCCTTGGACACGGCGGCGCCCGGGACGGTCCTGGCGGTGCTCGCCGGCTGCGGTCTGACCAACGCCACCGGCCACCTCGCCGCCCCCGACCCGGCCGGTATCGAACTGGCCGTCCGTCTGGCACTGACGGACGCTCAACTGACGTCGGACGAGGTGGACTTCGTCAACGCGCACGGGCCGGGCACCCGGCGTGGCGACACGGCGGAAGTGACGGCGCTGCGCGCGGTGTTCGGCGACCGGCTGCCCTCGGTCCCGGTCAACAGCGTCAAGGGGGTGCTCTGGCACCTGCAGGGCGGCGCGGGCGCCGTCGAGGCCGTGACGTGCGTGCTGTCGCTGGTCCACCGCGCGGTCACCCCGACGTGGGGAGCGGCGCCCGTCGACCCGGCGTTCGACGACCTCGACCTGGTGCTGGAGGACCGCCCCCGGCCCGTACCGGGCCTGCGGACCGCGCTGAGCGTGTCCTGCGGCCTGGGCGGGATGAACACCGCCCTCGTCTTCCGGAGGCCGTGA
- a CDS encoding actinorhodin polyketide beta-ketoacyl synthase subunit beta / 3-oxoacyl-ACP synthase II encodes MGFPDVVVTAAVADGIDTAELWRAHAAGAEGRRDVNKWTGELAERIAASAGRAPARAGGLPPATGCLVGSLYGSGHVAEAIRSRLDAGARSALAPESFVHFNAHGVTSLICLRHGLRGPSATLVGPGGGLQALAAAHRHLRLGADAPMLCGAYDLLSPAAAAALGGAPVAGAAAFLVLETATGARARGARVLGRLGPVGVFRREDVGAGPWTTEEGAVADGGAAGGPTAGGALPEDVRATAPLAALVAALTGDGPAVVGPPQTVTAMGRRHAYRCTVYREG; translated from the coding sequence ATGGGATTCCCGGACGTCGTCGTCACCGCCGCGGTCGCGGACGGGATCGACACCGCCGAGCTGTGGCGCGCGCACGCGGCGGGCGCCGAGGGCCGCCGCGACGTCAACAAGTGGACCGGCGAGCTCGCGGAGCGCATCGCCGCGTCGGCGGGCCGGGCGCCGGCCCGCGCGGGCGGACTCCCGCCCGCCACCGGCTGCCTCGTCGGCTCCCTGTACGGCTCGGGGCACGTCGCGGAGGCCATCCGGTCCCGCCTGGACGCGGGGGCGCGGTCCGCGCTGGCCCCCGAGTCGTTCGTCCACTTCAACGCGCACGGCGTGACCTCGCTGATCTGCCTCCGCCACGGCCTGCGCGGCCCCTCCGCCACCCTCGTCGGTCCGGGCGGGGGCCTCCAGGCCCTCGCGGCGGCCCACCGGCACCTCCGCCTCGGAGCCGACGCCCCGATGCTGTGCGGCGCCTACGACCTGCTCAGCCCGGCGGCCGCGGCGGCTCTTGGCGGCGCGCCGGTGGCGGGCGCGGCGGCCTTCCTCGTCCTGGAGACGGCGACGGGGGCGCGGGCACGAGGGGCGCGGGTCCTGGGGCGGCTGGGGCCGGTGGGGGTGTTCCGGCGGGAGGACGTGGGGGCGGGGCCCTGGACGACGGAAGAAGGCGCCGTGGCGGACGGTGGCGCGGCGGGCGGCCCGACGGCGGGCGGCGCCCTGCCCGAGGACGTGCGGGCGACCGCCCCGCTGGCCGCGCTGGTCGCCGCGCTCACGGGCGATGGTCCGGCCGTGGTGGGACCGCCCCAAACCGTGACCGCCATGGGCCGGCGGCACGCGTACCGCTGCACCGTGTACCGGGAGGGATGA
- a CDS encoding class I adenylate-forming enzyme family protein: protein MTVDDAPDTPLDVLAGHRRAGRGDRPALADRRRSVTYAELEREVTERARALSGTGVGPGVPTAVVLTCLLESVADFAAALSLGAAVLVLQERVGGAERAATLDDFGAELLVADGRVARPRPGGRNAGAPAFAVASSGTGGRPKVISREWPGTFRNSAAFARRLELDADDVVLTTSPLGHSYAIEAGTLAVLASGACQVVPSGPLTPARAAALAERHRPTVLQTVPLVLDWWGRGGVPRAGRWKRCVSAGEALPPAAAGPWHAAGIPVLDHYGNSELGQLTLGPAGGEGVGRPLPGVGLRAGTTGPGPVTARFPGLSPVRMRQGRPVPLADADGWVATGDLGVLGPGGGLRLTGRADALINVGGNKVSPTEVEAVLRGLPGVGDCAVVGRPGPAGGTQVWAFVEADARDFDAAALRRRAGELLTPVKVPTVIRRVDALPRTPSGKIRRGPLMTDGGG from the coding sequence ATGACCGTGGACGACGCACCCGACACCCCGCTGGACGTCCTCGCCGGGCACCGCCGTGCCGGCCGCGGCGACCGGCCGGCCCTGGCGGACCGGCGGCGGTCGGTGACCTACGCCGAGCTGGAACGGGAAGTCACCGAAAGGGCGAGGGCGTTGAGCGGCACGGGTGTCGGCCCTGGCGTGCCCACCGCCGTCGTCCTCACCTGCCTGCTGGAGTCCGTGGCCGACTTCGCCGCCGCGCTGTCCCTGGGCGCCGCCGTCCTGGTGCTGCAAGAGCGCGTCGGCGGCGCCGAACGGGCCGCCACGCTGGACGACTTCGGCGCCGAACTCCTCGTCGCCGACGGCCGGGTGGCACGACCGCGGCCGGGCGGGCGGAACGCGGGGGCACCGGCGTTCGCCGTCGCCAGCTCGGGGACCGGCGGCCGGCCCAAGGTGATCTCCCGGGAGTGGCCGGGCACGTTCCGCAACTCGGCCGCGTTCGCCCGCCGGTTGGAGCTCGACGCCGACGATGTCGTGCTCACCACCAGCCCGCTCGGGCACAGTTACGCGATCGAGGCGGGCACCCTCGCCGTCCTCGCGTCCGGCGCCTGCCAGGTGGTGCCGTCCGGCCCGCTGACCCCGGCCCGGGCCGCCGCCCTGGCCGAGCGGCACCGGCCGACCGTCCTGCAGACCGTCCCGCTCGTCCTCGACTGGTGGGGGCGCGGCGGCGTGCCACGCGCGGGCCGGTGGAAGCGGTGCGTCAGCGCGGGCGAGGCCCTGCCGCCCGCCGCGGCCGGGCCGTGGCACGCCGCCGGGATCCCCGTCCTCGACCACTACGGCAACTCCGAGCTGGGCCAGCTCACCCTGGGCCCGGCCGGCGGCGAGGGCGTCGGCCGACCGCTGCCCGGCGTCGGACTGCGGGCCGGTACCACCGGTCCGGGGCCGGTGACCGCGCGCTTCCCCGGCCTCTCCCCCGTCCGGATGCGGCAGGGCCGGCCCGTACCGCTCGCCGACGCGGACGGCTGGGTCGCCACCGGCGACCTCGGCGTCCTCGGACCCGGCGGCGGGCTCCGGCTGACCGGCCGCGCCGACGCGCTCATCAACGTCGGGGGCAACAAGGTCTCGCCCACCGAGGTGGAGGCCGTCCTGCGCGGCCTGCCCGGGGTGGGCGACTGCGCCGTCGTGGGACGGCCGGGGCCGGCGGGCGGGACGCAGGTGTGGGCGTTCGTCGAGGCCGACGCCCGCGACTTCGACGCGGCGGCCCTGCGCCGCCGGGCCGGCGAGCTGCTGACGCCCGTGAAGGTGCCCACGGTGATCCGCCGGGTCGACGCACTGCCGAGAACGCCCAGCGGGAAGATCCGGCGCGGCCCGCTCATGACGGACGGCGGCGGCTGA
- a CDS encoding acyl carrier protein, which produces MTGPTDGNGATPRLPDREDAMRLVTTVLAERPHLPDRLDESATLDEIGMDSLDLIVVFSRFEDAWGVPYSEEETDWTVFDNLGHLADTLVARARAAVREPR; this is translated from the coding sequence ATGACCGGACCGACCGACGGAAACGGCGCCACTCCCCGGCTGCCCGACCGCGAGGACGCGATGAGGCTCGTCACGACCGTCCTCGCGGAACGCCCCCACCTCCCCGACCGGCTCGACGAGAGCGCCACCCTGGACGAGATCGGGATGGACTCCCTCGATCTGATCGTGGTGTTCTCCCGCTTCGAGGACGCGTGGGGCGTGCCCTACAGCGAGGAGGAGACCGACTGGACGGTCTTCGACAACCTCGGTCACCTGGCCGACACCCTGGTCGCCCGCGCCCGGGCCGCCGTGCGGGAGCCGCGGTGA